In Capsicum annuum cultivar UCD-10X-F1 chromosome 11, UCD10Xv1.1, whole genome shotgun sequence, one genomic interval encodes:
- the LOC107848410 gene encoding protein YAE1 isoform X2 produces MTNFSLLSSCLEMESSMKNELYSDILDMSNLQSSLRSTINTGNNDSQDSDWCDLWSDDGDLCHDSTDKLDKTSEIDREWQRRHDQFHTIGYRDGLMAGKEASAQEGFNVGFRDSVYVGYNWGLVRGITSVFASLPDGLKERMVDTKEIQNKFQHLHESLQSRSTVEMLKVFHDSLSKKSEESVENDNSSSCLADSNDLSSNDNLLENYQKELQSLIDESGLKLHLDTKE; encoded by the exons ATGACTAACTTCTCCCTCTTATCTTCTT GTTTGGAGATGGAAAGTAGTATGAAGAACGAACTCTACTCAGACATTTTGGATATGTCAAACCTTCAATCGAGTCTTAGGTCGACGATCAACACAGGAAACAATGATTCACAAG ACAGCGATTGGTGCGACTTATGGAGTGATGATGGAGATTTGTGTCATGATTCTACTGATAAGTTGGATAAAACATCTGAAATTGACAGGGAATGGCAGAGGCGGCATGACCAATTCCATACT ATTGGATACCGTGATGGTCTTATGGCAGGGAAAGAAGCTTCAGCTCAAGAAGGTTTTAATGTTGGTTTTAGGGACTCTGTATATGTTGGATACAACTGGGGTCTTGTCAGAGGTATCACTAG TGTTTTCGCCTCTCTTCCTGACGGCTTAAAAGAAAGAATGGTTGATACAAAGGAAATCCAGAATAAGTTCCAGCACTTACATGAGTCTCTGCAATCTCGTTCAACAGTGGAAATGCTTAAGGTGTTCCATGATAGTCTGTCAAAGAAATCGGAAGAGAGCGTTGAAAATGACAACTCTAGCTCCTGCTTGGCAGATTCCAATGACCTCAGCTCCAATGACAATCTTCTTGAGAATTACCAGAAAGAGCTACAATCACTTATTGATGAGTCAGGCCTCAAATTGCACTTAGATACAAAGGAGTAG
- the LOC107848410 gene encoding protein YAE1 isoform X1 has product MSTLGNNLLQKCKLIILGLEMESSMKNELYSDILDMSNLQSSLRSTINTGNNDSQDSDWCDLWSDDGDLCHDSTDKLDKTSEIDREWQRRHDQFHTIGYRDGLMAGKEASAQEGFNVGFRDSVYVGYNWGLVRGITSVFASLPDGLKERMVDTKEIQNKFQHLHESLQSRSTVEMLKVFHDSLSKKSEESVENDNSSSCLADSNDLSSNDNLLENYQKELQSLIDESGLKLHLDTKE; this is encoded by the exons atgTCAACCCTTGGAAACAACCTcctgcagaaatgcaag CTGATTATCCTAGGTTTGGAGATGGAAAGTAGTATGAAGAACGAACTCTACTCAGACATTTTGGATATGTCAAACCTTCAATCGAGTCTTAGGTCGACGATCAACACAGGAAACAATGATTCACAAG ACAGCGATTGGTGCGACTTATGGAGTGATGATGGAGATTTGTGTCATGATTCTACTGATAAGTTGGATAAAACATCTGAAATTGACAGGGAATGGCAGAGGCGGCATGACCAATTCCATACT ATTGGATACCGTGATGGTCTTATGGCAGGGAAAGAAGCTTCAGCTCAAGAAGGTTTTAATGTTGGTTTTAGGGACTCTGTATATGTTGGATACAACTGGGGTCTTGTCAGAGGTATCACTAG TGTTTTCGCCTCTCTTCCTGACGGCTTAAAAGAAAGAATGGTTGATACAAAGGAAATCCAGAATAAGTTCCAGCACTTACATGAGTCTCTGCAATCTCGTTCAACAGTGGAAATGCTTAAGGTGTTCCATGATAGTCTGTCAAAGAAATCGGAAGAGAGCGTTGAAAATGACAACTCTAGCTCCTGCTTGGCAGATTCCAATGACCTCAGCTCCAATGACAATCTTCTTGAGAATTACCAGAAAGAGCTACAATCACTTATTGATGAGTCAGGCCTCAAATTGCACTTAGATACAAAGGAGTAG
- the LOC107848410 gene encoding protein YAE1 isoform X3 — protein sequence MESSMKNELYSDILDMSNLQSSLRSTINTGNNDSQDSDWCDLWSDDGDLCHDSTDKLDKTSEIDREWQRRHDQFHTIGYRDGLMAGKEASAQEGFNVGFRDSVYVGYNWGLVRGITSVFASLPDGLKERMVDTKEIQNKFQHLHESLQSRSTVEMLKVFHDSLSKKSEESVENDNSSSCLADSNDLSSNDNLLENYQKELQSLIDESGLKLHLDTKE from the exons ATGGAAAGTAGTATGAAGAACGAACTCTACTCAGACATTTTGGATATGTCAAACCTTCAATCGAGTCTTAGGTCGACGATCAACACAGGAAACAATGATTCACAAG ACAGCGATTGGTGCGACTTATGGAGTGATGATGGAGATTTGTGTCATGATTCTACTGATAAGTTGGATAAAACATCTGAAATTGACAGGGAATGGCAGAGGCGGCATGACCAATTCCATACT ATTGGATACCGTGATGGTCTTATGGCAGGGAAAGAAGCTTCAGCTCAAGAAGGTTTTAATGTTGGTTTTAGGGACTCTGTATATGTTGGATACAACTGGGGTCTTGTCAGAGGTATCACTAG TGTTTTCGCCTCTCTTCCTGACGGCTTAAAAGAAAGAATGGTTGATACAAAGGAAATCCAGAATAAGTTCCAGCACTTACATGAGTCTCTGCAATCTCGTTCAACAGTGGAAATGCTTAAGGTGTTCCATGATAGTCTGTCAAAGAAATCGGAAGAGAGCGTTGAAAATGACAACTCTAGCTCCTGCTTGGCAGATTCCAATGACCTCAGCTCCAATGACAATCTTCTTGAGAATTACCAGAAAGAGCTACAATCACTTATTGATGAGTCAGGCCTCAAATTGCACTTAGATACAAAGGAGTAG